The genome window TTTCCAGGAGGAACTGATCATGCACAGGTTTTACACGGATCCTGCCCGCTCTTCCGGAGATCTCGTTTTCCTTGCGGAGGAAGACGCGCGCCATGCCCTGTCCGTACTGCGCCTGAAAGCCGGGCAGGCTGTTGAGGTTTTCCTGGAAGGACAACGTTATGATGCGGAAATTACATCTGCGGACCGCGACGGCGTCTGTGTGAAACTGCTTTCCCAACTCCCATCCACAGAAGCGGCCCTGTCCGTCACCCTTTACCAGGGCCTGCCTAAATCTGACAAAATGGATTTCATCGTCCAGAAGGCCGTGGAACTGGGTGTCACACGGATCGTTCCCGTCATCATGAGCCGCTGCGTTGTGAAGCTGAATCCGAAGGACGCGTCCCACAAGCTGGAACGATGGCGTAAGATCGCCCGGGAAGCCGGCAAACAGTGCGGCCGCTGCATTACCCCTGAGATCACCGAACCCTGTACGCTTTCTTCCCTTCCTTCCCTTCCTGCTTTCCCGGATGTCAATATCGTTCCCTGGGAAGAGAGTGAAGGACACGGTCCCCTGGCTTTCAGCAGATCCCATCCCGGCCTGTCCTCACTGGGTATCCTGATCGGGCCGGAGGGCGGGATTGACCGGGATGAAATCGCTGTCCTGAATCAGTCCGGTTTTATCCCTGTCACGCTGGGCAAAAGAATCCTGCGTACGGAAACAGCCGGCCTGGCTGCAGTCGCGTCTTTGATGGCGCTTTATGGAGAAATGGAATAAACATGAAAACGATCGCCGCCCACACCCTTGGATGTAAAGTCAATCAGTATGATACGGAAGCTATGCTGGAACTGTTCCGGCACAGCGGATATAGTATTGTGCCCATGGATGGTGACGCGGATGTTTACCTGGTGAATACCTGTACGGTAACCGGTACAGGAGATAAAAAATCCCTGCAGCTGATCCGTCGTATCCGCAGGGAGCATCCTGCCGCCGGGCTGATCGTCTGCGGATGCATGGCCCAGCAGCGCGGTGAGGATCTTCTTTCCCTCGGAGCTGACCTGGTCCTGGGAACCCAGCGCCGGAATGAAGTGGTTAAACTGTATGATCAGGTGTCCCGTTCCTGTCATCCCCTTTGTGCCGTGGAGCCGCTGAAAAAGGGCCAGCCCTTCGAAAACCTGACCATCACGGAACAGATGGAACACACCCGGGCTGTACTGAAGATCCAGGAAGGCTGCGATAATCACTGTTCCTACTGTATTATCCCGTCCGTCCGCGGACCCATCCGTTCCCGGACCCTGGATGATATACAGGCGGAAGTGAATCGCCTGGCTGAGGCGGGATACCGGGAGATCGTGCTGACCGGCATCCATCTCTGCTCCTACGGGCGAGACCTGGATCCTTCCTTTACCCTGCTGGATGTCATCAGGCTGATCCAGGAAACAGACGGGATCCTGAGGATCAGGCTCGGTTCCCTGGAACCCGTCATCGCTACGCCTGAATTTGCTTCCGAGTTGAAAAAGGCGGATAAGATCTGTCCCCAGTTCCACCTGGCCCTCCAGGCGGGATGTGACACCGTCCTGGCAAGGATGAGACGCCGCTATAATACAACCCAGTACCTGCGCGGCGTGGAAAATCTCCGCCGTGAGTTTCCGCACGCAGCCTTTACCACCGATATCCTGACCGGATTCCCCGGTGAAACGGAAGAAGAGTTTGCGGAAACCAAAGCATTCATTGAGAAGATAGGCTTTGCCCGTATCCATGTTTTTCCCTATTCTTCCCGTCCCGGAACCCCTGCCGCGGATATGCCCGGTCAGCTGTCTTCTGCGGAAAAGGAAAAACGGGCACGGGAGCTGATTGCCCTCGGCGGACGGGTCGCGAAAGATTACCTTTCCTCTTGGATCGGCCTGGAAACAGACCTTCTGCCTGAGGAGATGGTTGACGGATGCTGGGAAGGCTACACGCCCGAATACATCCGTGTGCGCCTGGAACACGGGGACTGCCGGTCCGGTGTGCCCGTTCGTGTCAGGCTTCTGAACGCTGGTTCCCGCGTCATGTGCGGTGAGCTGATAAAAGAATCTGAATGAAAAGGATGAGGTACGTTATGGAAAATTGTCTCTTCTGCAAAATCATCAGCGGTGAGATTCCCTCTCAGAAAGTCTATGAGAATGAATATGTCTATGCGTTCCGTGATATCAATCCGCAGGCGCCTGTCCACGTCCTGGTGATTCCGAAGAAGCATGTAAGCTCCCTGGATGATACCGCCGGATCCACGGATACCGAACTGGCGGAATGCCTGCGTGCCATTCGCGTTATTGCCGCTCATGAAAACCTGGCCGGCGGATACCGCGTCGTTTCCAACTGCGGCGACGATGCCTGCCAGTCTGTCCATCACCTGCATTTCCATATTCTCGGCGGCCGGAAGATGGCGGAACAGATGGCCTGAGAAACGTTTTCCGGAAAAAAAGTTGACTATACCGGTTAATGGCTGTATAATAATATACGGTTTTCGGTTTTCTTTAATACCGCAGGCCATTGTATTGAGCGAGGGGAGGGATAACAAGTGTCCGAGGTTCGTATCCGCGAAAATGAGTCCCTGGAAAGTGCGCTCAAACGGTTTAAGCGGCAGTGCGCCCGCAGCGGCGTTCTCCAGGAAGTGCGTAAACGCGAGCATTATGAAAAGCCCAGCGTTAAGCGTAAGAAAAAAGCTGAAGCCGCCCGTAAGCGCAAATGGTGATGTAGCAAAACTCCCTTCTCTTCGGAGAAGGGTTTTTTTGTTGCCTTTTTTTGCTTTCGCGCATGGAAATATATCCTCTCTGAGCCTTGTCATACAAGACTTCATCTGCTATAATACAAATTAGTTTCTGAAGAAAAGAGGATGTCATGGTCTATTCGTTTGAGCTGATCAAACATGCAAATATACGTTATCGCGATTGTCTTTCTGTTCTTTCCCGTTGTGAGTTGTTTGCCATGCTTTCTTCCCTTGGTATTTCCTGTGAAATCCGGGAAGAGACCATGGGTGCTTCCCGTTTTCTGACCTTTGAATGCCGTCCCCTCTCTGATGGGGAGCTTACATTTCTTTCCGGTCACAGCTCCGTTGTTTTCATGGCTGAAAAACACGGTGATATGCTGAAACCCCTGCCTGTACTCACAGACGGATACCTGCCCGACGATCTTCCGGAGGTGCTGAAATACAAAGGGAAAACCAGCGCCTCCTTTACGCGCATGATGATCAATACAGCTGTTTCCCTTTCCGCCTTTCATGGACAGGAGCAGCCCCTCACCTTTCTGGATCCCCTCTGCGGGAAAGCCACCGGTTGTTTCTGCGCCGCTGTTGCCGGTATGAATGCCGTGGGCCTGGATATTAACAAAAAAGAGATTGGTGAGGCCGTTTCCTATTTTTCCCGTTATCTGAAGTTTCACAAGCTGAAACATACGGAACGTTCCGTTTCTGTCACAGCGAAGGGGCATTCCCTTCCTGTCTCTGAATTCATTTTTGCTGATACGAAGGAGCATTATCAGTCCGGTAATACCCGTCAGCTCAGGCTTGCCTGCTCGGACACAGCTGATTCCCCTTTCCTTTTCCGAAAGTCCCGCGCGCATATTATTGCGGCGGATCTTCCCTACGGCGTCCAGCACGCGCCCCGGGCCAATGGTAAAACGGATACCCTGCAGGGCTTCCTGGAACGCGGACTGCCTGTCTGGAAAAAGTGTCTGGAACCCGGCGGCGTGATCGCCCTCAGTTTTAATACCTTTACCCTGCCTTCGTCATCTGTCCGTTCCGCGCTGGAAAACGCCGGCTTTACCCTGCCGGATAATGATCTGTTTTACAGCCTGAAACACGAAGTCGAACAAGCGGTTATGCGGGATGTCATCTTTGCTTTCAATACACAGGAGGAATCTGTAAAATGACCTACAATGAACTCAATCAACTGACGGTACTTCAGCTGCGCAAACTCGCGAAAGAGAATTCGGTGGTTCTCGGCTCCGGAATTGATAAGGCCGGAATCATCGAAAAGCTTCTTCCTGTCCTTTCCGATGATGCGGAGCCCGCTCAGGCCGCCAATGAGGAAAGCACACTGGCGGAACCTAAGTACCAGGCTGCCTGGCACAATTCAGACGCCCCCAGGTACAGCGCCCGTCCGGCTTATCAGGCCCCGGGCACAGCACCCCGTCCTGCCTGGCAGAACACTTCTCCTTCCGGACAGCATATGACGCTGGAACAGCAGCATGTACAGCCCACCCGTCCGGGCGGATTTACTCCCCGCTTCGGTCCTGCTGCGGCCCAGCCGCCTGTACAGCATACAGCTTCCTCTGAAGAAAAAACAGAACAGCCCGCTGCCCCTGTCGCTTCCCCTATTCCGGAGAAGCGGATCGCGCGCGCGCCTGAAGCCGGTTTCGGTCCCCGTTCCTTCGGCCCGGGATCGACGCCTGTGCAGCGCTATCAGGAATCTTCCTTCCCTCCTGTTCCTTCGCAGGATTCCGGTATCCAGGCTCCCACGCTGGAGGAACTGCTTGCCGCCGGTGATTATGAAGAAGGCGGCGGCATCCTGGAACTTCATCCCGATGGATACGGTTTCCTTCGCAATACCAGTTTCCAGCCCTCCACCAAGGATATCTATGTCTCCATGGCACAGATCCGCCGTTTCGGACTGCGCACCGGTGATTTCATTAAAGGAAAGATCCGTCCCCAGCGTGAGGGCGATAAATACGCCGCGCTTCTGTATATTTCCAGTGTCAATGACATTCCGGAGGAAGAAGCCTTCAATCGTCCCGCTTTTGATGAACTGACGCCCGTCTATCCCAGCCGCAGGATCTCCCTGGAAAGCAAAGACGGCAAGTCTTTTCCGGATATGCGCCTTGTGGACCTGATCGCGCCTCTCGGTTTCGGCCAGCGCGGCCTGATGCTCTGTCCTCCCCAGACCGGCAAAACCGAAATCATGCAGCATTTCGCCTCTGTCGTCTGTGAAAACTATCCGGACGTTCATGTCCTCATGCTCATGATCGACGTCAATCCGGAGGATGTCACGGTCATCCGTGATTCCGTTCCCTGTACAGTGCTTGCTTCCACCTTTGACCAGCCGCCGGAAGCCCATCTCCGCCTGTCTGAGATCGTGCTGGAGCGCGCCATGCGCCTGGTTGAACAGAAGAAAGACGTTGTCTTGATCGTGGACAGCCTGACCCGCCTGGCGAAGATCTATACCACCGCAGCTGCCCAGCAGGGACGCAGCCTGCCCGGCATGGTCAATCCCTCCAGTCTTTTCCGCGCCAAGCGTCTCTTCGGCGCCGCCCGTTCCTGCAAGGAAGGCGGAAGCCTCACCGTTCTGGCCGCCATGGATATCGCCACCGGTTCCAAGGTGGATGATTCCGTTGTGGAGGAATTCAAGGGTACCGCCAACATGGAGCTGACCCTGGACCAGAATGTGGCCCGGGCCGGCGTAACACCCTCCCTGAACCTGCAGCAAAGCTATACCAAGAATTCCGATATCCTGCTGGACAGCCGCGAAAAGGAAGGCCTTTCCCTGATCCGTACCATGCTGGGAAACACTTCCTCCTCTGTGGCAATTCCCCAGCTGGTTTCCATGATGGAGAAGACCGATTCCAACGCAGCGCTGCTGCTCAAGATGAAAGACTGGTTTGCCCTCATGAACAGATAACAGGAGGATCCGATGGATTCCATTTATGTGGTAGGTCACAGAAATCCGGACACCGATTCCGTTGTTTCCGCCATGGCTTACGCGTCCCTTCAGAATGCCCTGGGCGGCAGCCATCATTACATAGCTGCCCGCTACGGCCATGTCAATACGGAAACCGCTTTCCTGCTGAACCGGTTTGGCTTCCAGCCGCCCGTTCACCTGCGGAGTGTCCGTACCCAGGTTCTGGATATTGACTATGATACCCCTCCCATGATCGGTGCCGGCATTCCTGTTTCCCATGCCTGGAACGTGCTCCACAGCCAGAATGACAGCATTTCCGCCCTTCCGATCATCGAGGAGGACGGCCGGCTTTTCGGCATGGTTACCGCCGGCGCCATGGCCCAGAGCGATATGGATTCCATCGTGAATCCCCATGTTTCCTCTATCCCGGTTTTTAACCTGCTCAGTGCTCTGGAAGGACATGTTATCAACGCTGAAAAGGATATTTTTGATGAGATTTCCGGCGATGTGATCATCGCCCTTCCCGGTGAATCTGCCCAGATCCGTCCTGGTTCCGTTGTCCTTTGCGGAAACCAGAAGGATATGGCCGATCTCGCTATCAGCAACGGAGCGTCCTGCCTGATCTTCTGCGGTTCCTCCCTTGCGGAGACTTACCGTGGCCGTTCATCCTCCACCTGCCTGATCGCCAGTCCCTTTGACGCTTACCGCGCGGCAAGGCTGATTTTCCAGGCCATTCCGGTGGGACGGATTGCCTGCACGGAGGGACTCCGTTTCTTCCACCTGACGGATTATCTGGATGATGTCCGTGAAACCGTGATCCAGAGCCGTTTCCGCTCCTATCCTGTTCTCGATGAGGAGGACAAGGTGGTCGGAACGCTCTCCCGCTATCACCTGATCCGTCCCCGCAGGAAAAAAGTAGTCCTGGTGGACCATAATGAGATGGGTCAGGCTGTCGCCGGTCTGGAGCAGGCGGATATCATCGCGATCATCGACCATCACCGCCTGGCGGATATCCAGACCGGGAATCCCGTGTTCATGCGCAATGAGCCTGTCGGTTCCACTACCTCCATCATAGCCGCCATGTACCAGGAGCACGGCCTCATGCCTTCCCGGAACCTGGCCGGGCTGATGGCAGCCGCTATCATCTCTGATACGGTTATGTTCAAGAGCCCGACCTGCACGCCGCATGACCGTGTGCTGGCGGAACGCCTTGCCCGCCACGCGGGAGTCAACTGTGAAGAGCTTGGCAAGGCGATCTTCTCCCGGGGCGCTTCCGCGGATATGTCGCCGGATGACCTGGTCCGTTATGATCTGAAGGAATTCCACCTGGGAACCCATTCCCTGACGATTTCGCAGATCACCACCGTTGATTCCGAACCATTCCTGAAAAACCGGGACGCGTTCATCGAATCCCTGGATAAGATCCGGAAGGACCGTCATTATGACCTGGCCCTGCTTATGATAACCAACGTTCTGAAGGAAGGTTCTGAGATTCTGTTCTCCGGTGATCCTGAGGCAATTAAAAGCGCCTTTGCTGTGGATGATCTCCATGGAAACCATGTCTTCCTGCCTCAGGTTTTGTCCAGGAAAAAACAGATTGTTCCGGCCCTTTCCCAGATCTGGGGTTAAGAAAAAGCATGAAGCGTTTTCGCTTCATGCTTTCTTTTTTTGTGTCTTATTCCATGATTCCGCTGACGCTGAGCCGTTCACCGTTGTAAGCGAGCCGGACCCGGTATCCGCTCTCATAGATGATTTCGATATCCTCCGGATTCAGCGTGATCCACATGGGACCGTATACATCCGGATCGTTGATCTCGGAACGCCAGAGAATGTTGCCCTCTGTGGAAATGGCCACCGGATCGGGTCCTTCCGTACCGGTGATATACAGGATTCCTGTGTCCGGTCCAACGGTATAAACCGCCGCGTCTCCAAGCGGGCAGGTTGTCTTCGGAATATTCCAGACTTCCGTTCCGTCCATCAGGTCGAGCATCATCAGGCCGTACTGGCTGTCATATACATAAACCTGCGGTTCGTCTTCCGTACCGCCCATAAATGCTTTAAGGCTGCTGTTTTCGCCGGCCTGTTTCACGGATTCGGTATAGCCCCAGATCGGTTCATCATCGATAAAGCAGCCAACCCTCAGGTGCTCCCAGTTTTCGCCGTTATCAACGCTCACCTGGTAGGCAGCGAGCACGGATACGTTGAACTCATGCCAGTCCAGCACAATATCCCCGCCGCCAATGATCTCATCCCGGGTCATGATGTTGCTGTCAGCTTTGCTTTCCGCCGGTTCGAAATCGGGAGCAGGTTCCAGGTATTTCTTCAGGATATAACCTTCCTGCCCGTCATATTCACACTTGATATAAAGTTCTTTCTGCTTTTTGTATTTTCCGCCTGTATACTTGCTGATATTGTTGGAGCAGTACAGCACGATTGCGTTGAGCGGCACCTTCGCCAGCACCTTGCCGGTTTTATCAGGTGTCTCCCGCAGGGAAACATAGTCCTTGCAGCGGATCACGCGCATTGCTCCCAGGTAAAACTGATCCTTTTCAACGGTTTTTCTTTCCGCGGTTGATACGGACCAGGACAGGCAGAGAATCAGGATGAGCAGGATACTGATCAGCTTTTTCATCGATTCTCCCCTTCCGTTATTACGAATTTATGAATATTTTACTCCAAATCTTTCCAATCCACAAGTAAGAACATCAAAAAAACGGTAAAGCCCTTGCCCTGTATTGGTTTACCGATATAATTTGTATGTATACAGTATGCGGCTTCCGGCTGCGGAAAGTGGTGTTTTTATGAATACGGAACTGGTTGTCTTCATTGTCTACCTGTGTTTCATGATCGGTATCGGTGTCTATTTCTTCGTCAAAGGCCGTGGAAGCGGTGAAAAGGAATACTTCCTCGGCGGCCGTAAGATGGGTCCCTGGGTATCCGCTCTTTCCGCCGGCGCTTCCGATATGAGTGCCTGGGTTCTGATGGGTCTCCCCGCTTCCATCTACGCGGCCGGTATCGGTCAGGCCTGTATCGCCATCGGTCTGGCTGTCGGATATGCCCTCAGCTGGATTTTCGAAGCGCCCCGCCTGCGCCGTTTCTCCATCGCTGCGGACGACTCCATTACCCTTCCGCAGTACCTGACAAACCGGTTCAAATCCTCCAGCAAGGCTCTTCAGATCCTCTGTGCCATTATCTTCCTGATCGCCTACACCATCTATGCCGCTTCCAGCGTCAAAGCCTGCGGTACGCTTTTCCAGACTGTCTGCGGCAATATCTTTATTGCGGGCAATGACCTGCTGAATCAGCAGATCTTTATGTATATTGCTGCTGCCATTATTATCGGCTACACATTCATGGGCGGCTTCAGCGCCGTCTGCTGGACAGACTTCTTCCAGGGCCTGCTGATGCTCGGCGCCCTCCTCATCGCTCCCATCTTCGCCCTGGGCCTCATCAGCGGCGGACAGGGACAGATGACCGTTGAAGCCCTGAGCCAGGCCAATCCTGATTACTGGAATCTTTTCCCGGACTGGAAAACCGTGGCTTCCGGCCTTGGCTGGGGTCTTGGTTATTTCGGCATGCCCCATATCATCATCCGCTTCATGTCCGTCCGCAGTGATAAGGACCTTCGCAAGAGCGCGAAGATCGGTATCTCCTGGAACGTGCTGATCATCATCTTCTCTGTGGCCGCCGGATGCATCGGTCATCTTTTCCTGGGAGAAGTTACCGATTCCTCCACCGTTTTCATCCAGATGGTCCGGACCATCTTCCCCGCTGTCATTTCCGGTATTCTGCTTTCCGCCATCCTGGCAGCCGCCATGTCCACCGCGGATTCCCAGCTGCTCTGTGCGTCTTCCGCCTTTGCGTCTGACGTATACAAGCCCGTGATCCGGAAAAACAAGTCAACAGATAAGGAAATGTTCTGGGTCGGCCGTTATGTTGTGTTGATCATCGCCGTTATCGCCGTGCTGATTGCTTCCAATCCCAACAGCCAGAGCATTATGGACCTTGTTTCCAATGCCTGGGGCATCTTCGGCGCCGCCTTTGGTCCGGCTATCCTGCTGAGCCTCTTCTGGAAGCGTTTCACCTTCTGGGGCGCCGTGGCCGGTATCGCTTCCGGTGCGGCTGTTGATATTGCCTGGCTGATCCTGGGTCAGCAGAATCCGGGCAGCATCTTCGGTCTCTATGAGATTATCCCCGGCTTCGTTGTCGGTCTCCTCTTTGCCATCGTCGTTTCCCTGATCGACAAGGCTCCGAAGAAGGAAGTCGAAGACCTGTTCGATCTCGCAGTCTCCGACCAGATTGACTGATCATTTCCCTGAAAACATCACCGGTCCGGTACTTCTGCCGGACCGGTTTTCTGTTCATGAAAAGCAAAAGAAAAGGACGTGCTGTATATCAGCACGTCCATAGGAAACTCATTCAATATTGAAGCGCTTCTTGAAGCGGTCAACACGTCCGCCCGTGTCTACCAGCTTCTGCTTGCCGGTGTAGAAAGGATGGCACTTGGAACAAATATCCACCTTCATCTCTTTCTTGGTAGATCCGGTTTCAAAAGTTTCACCGCATACGCAGCGAACCACGCACTTACCATACTGGGGATGAATATTTTCCTTCATTGCTGTTTCACCTCTTTCGCGTATGCAATGGCGGTTAAACCGCAAAAAGTATATTAACATATTCAGGTCTCCATTGCAAGCATTTTTTGCAAGAATATGCTATAATTCATCTGTCTTTACAGGAGGTGATCCGGGAATGTCTGTCAGGCTCCTTTCCTTTTCCGCGGAGGAACGCGCTGTCTATTCCCTCATCTCTGTCAGTGACGGCCTCATGGCCAAAGAGATCGCTTCCAGGCTGTCGCTTTCCCGTAAGGAAGTGAATCATCTCCTTTTTTCATCCCCGCTCATGCGGGAACTATGCTATGAGGATGATGCCTTCCGGTGGCATGCGCTCATCCGCCAGGGTCCGGTACATGAAGGTCTGTACGAAGTCTCCGGCTGGTACGGAATCGTACGGGAGTTCGTGGACACCGATGAGGAAGAATGGTTATGCTCTTTGCAGGATGGCTGCCGCAGGATCGGCCGGAACCTGAATGATCAGCGTGGGCTGATCCATTCGTTCCTGGACTGCCGTGAAGTCATGCGTTCCCTTTTCCGGGACCTTTCCTCCATGACGGATTCGTCCTTCCTGGACTGGGAAATCGCTTTTGAGCTCCGCCTTAACCGCTCCCGGATGATCCGGATCTATGCGGACGTGCTGGTGATTGCCCCCGGGCATGTATTCAGTCTGGAATTCAAAATGAAGGATAAAGTGGATCCGGATGAAGTCCTGCAGTCCGCCAAGTACTGTCCTTTCCTGGAACTGATCTTCGGTCCCTCCTTTGAGATCATTCCCGCCCTCGTGCTCACCGCGGCTTCCGATTATTTTGACTTTGTGCCCATCGGCAGGACAGATATGGTCCTTCCGGCAGCGTCCGGAGACATGCTTTTTAACGTCTTCAATGAATACCTTGGTTTCCTTGGATGACGTTCCTGTGGCACCGATGTGAAAATTGCGTGAAGCAAAGGGAATACAACGCTTTGTGTCGAAAACCTACTACATTGATTTTTACGAAAGGACACTGATCCTCCTATGAATACACAGCAGGAAAAGAAATTCGATGTTGGCGGCCAGGCCGTCATGGAAGGCGTCATGATGCGCTCTCCAAACGCCACCGCCGTCACTGTCCGTCGTCCCGACGGCACCATGGTCACCAAGCTGACGCCTTTTGTTCCGCTCAAGGAAAAACATCCCTGGATGGGAAAGCCCTTTATCCGGGGTATTATCAACATGGGTACCATGCTTTATTACGGCATGAACACCCTGGAGGATTCCACCAAAATGCTGGGAATGCTGGATGAAGAGCCTACAAAGTTCGAAAAATGGCTTGCCCGGAAGCTCGGTAAAGGCATAGACAAGATCGTGATGGCCTTTGCGATCATCCTGGCCGTCATCCTGTCCGTAGTCCTTTTCATTGCGATTCCTGCCGGGGTGGAAAGTTTGCTCCGGGGTGCCGGTATGTCCACCATCGGCTATACCCTCATCGGCGGCCTGGTGAAGATTATGATTCTCGTCGGGTACATGATCTTCTGTGCCTGCGTGCCGGAAGTCCGCCGTACCTTCCAGTACCATGGTGCTGAACACAAATCCGTGCACTGCCATGA of Aristaeella lactis contains these proteins:
- a CDS encoding putative manganese-dependent inorganic diphosphatase — translated: MDSIYVVGHRNPDTDSVVSAMAYASLQNALGGSHHYIAARYGHVNTETAFLLNRFGFQPPVHLRSVRTQVLDIDYDTPPMIGAGIPVSHAWNVLHSQNDSISALPIIEEDGRLFGMVTAGAMAQSDMDSIVNPHVSSIPVFNLLSALEGHVINAEKDIFDEISGDVIIALPGESAQIRPGSVVLCGNQKDMADLAISNGASCLIFCGSSLAETYRGRSSSTCLIASPFDAYRAARLIFQAIPVGRIACTEGLRFFHLTDYLDDVRETVIQSRFRSYPVLDEEDKVVGTLSRYHLIRPRRKKVVLVDHNEMGQAVAGLEQADIIAIIDHHRLADIQTGNPVFMRNEPVGSTTSIIAAMYQEHGLMPSRNLAGLMAAAIISDTVMFKSPTCTPHDRVLAERLARHAGVNCEELGKAIFSRGASADMSPDDLVRYDLKEFHLGTHSLTISQITTVDSEPFLKNRDAFIESLDKIRKDRHYDLALLMITNVLKEGSEILFSGDPEAIKSAFAVDDLHGNHVFLPQVLSRKKQIVPALSQIWG
- a CDS encoding histidine triad nucleotide-binding protein, which encodes MENCLFCKIISGEIPSQKVYENEYVYAFRDINPQAPVHVLVIPKKHVSSLDDTAGSTDTELAECLRAIRVIAAHENLAGGYRVVSNCGDDACQSVHHLHFHILGGRKMAEQMA
- the rpmE gene encoding 50S ribosomal protein L31, which encodes MKENIHPQYGKCVVRCVCGETFETGSTKKEMKVDICSKCHPFYTGKQKLVDTGGRVDRFKKRFNIE
- a CDS encoding helix-turn-helix domain containing protein, with the protein product MSVRLLSFSAEERAVYSLISVSDGLMAKEIASRLSLSRKEVNHLLFSSPLMRELCYEDDAFRWHALIRQGPVHEGLYEVSGWYGIVREFVDTDEEEWLCSLQDGCRRIGRNLNDQRGLIHSFLDCREVMRSLFRDLSSMTDSSFLDWEIAFELRLNRSRMIRIYADVLVIAPGHVFSLEFKMKDKVDPDEVLQSAKYCPFLELIFGPSFEIIPALVLTAASDYFDFVPIGRTDMVLPAASGDMLFNVFNEYLGFLG
- the rho gene encoding transcription termination factor Rho — its product is MTYNELNQLTVLQLRKLAKENSVVLGSGIDKAGIIEKLLPVLSDDAEPAQAANEESTLAEPKYQAAWHNSDAPRYSARPAYQAPGTAPRPAWQNTSPSGQHMTLEQQHVQPTRPGGFTPRFGPAAAQPPVQHTASSEEKTEQPAAPVASPIPEKRIARAPEAGFGPRSFGPGSTPVQRYQESSFPPVPSQDSGIQAPTLEELLAAGDYEEGGGILELHPDGYGFLRNTSFQPSTKDIYVSMAQIRRFGLRTGDFIKGKIRPQREGDKYAALLYISSVNDIPEEEAFNRPAFDELTPVYPSRRISLESKDGKSFPDMRLVDLIAPLGFGQRGLMLCPPQTGKTEIMQHFASVVCENYPDVHVLMLMIDVNPEDVTVIRDSVPCTVLASTFDQPPEAHLRLSEIVLERAMRLVEQKKDVVLIVDSLTRLAKIYTTAAAQQGRSLPGMVNPSSLFRAKRLFGAARSCKEGGSLTVLAAMDIATGSKVDDSVVEEFKGTANMELTLDQNVARAGVTPSLNLQQSYTKNSDILLDSREKEGLSLIRTMLGNTSSSVAIPQLVSMMEKTDSNAALLLKMKDWFALMNR
- the rpsU gene encoding 30S ribosomal protein S21, with protein sequence MSEVRIRENESLESALKRFKRQCARSGVLQEVRKREHYEKPSVKRKKKAEAARKRKW
- a CDS encoding SH3 domain-containing protein — protein: MKKLISILLILILCLSWSVSTAERKTVEKDQFYLGAMRVIRCKDYVSLRETPDKTGKVLAKVPLNAIVLYCSNNISKYTGGKYKKQKELYIKCEYDGQEGYILKKYLEPAPDFEPAESKADSNIMTRDEIIGGGDIVLDWHEFNVSVLAAYQVSVDNGENWEHLRVGCFIDDEPIWGYTESVKQAGENSSLKAFMGGTEDEPQVYVYDSQYGLMMLDLMDGTEVWNIPKTTCPLGDAAVYTVGPDTGILYITGTEGPDPVAISTEGNILWRSEINDPDVYGPMWITLNPEDIEIIYESGYRVRLAYNGERLSVSGIME
- a CDS encoding 16S rRNA (uracil(1498)-N(3))-methyltransferase translates to MHRFYTDPARSSGDLVFLAEEDARHALSVLRLKAGQAVEVFLEGQRYDAEITSADRDGVCVKLLSQLPSTEAALSVTLYQGLPKSDKMDFIVQKAVELGVTRIVPVIMSRCVVKLNPKDASHKLERWRKIAREAGKQCGRCITPEITEPCTLSSLPSLPAFPDVNIVPWEESEGHGPLAFSRSHPGLSSLGILIGPEGGIDRDEIAVLNQSGFIPVTLGKRILRTETAGLAAVASLMALYGEME
- a CDS encoding sodium/proline symporter, which codes for MNTELVVFIVYLCFMIGIGVYFFVKGRGSGEKEYFLGGRKMGPWVSALSAGASDMSAWVLMGLPASIYAAGIGQACIAIGLAVGYALSWIFEAPRLRRFSIAADDSITLPQYLTNRFKSSSKALQILCAIIFLIAYTIYAASSVKACGTLFQTVCGNIFIAGNDLLNQQIFMYIAAAIIIGYTFMGGFSAVCWTDFFQGLLMLGALLIAPIFALGLISGGQGQMTVEALSQANPDYWNLFPDWKTVASGLGWGLGYFGMPHIIIRFMSVRSDKDLRKSAKIGISWNVLIIIFSVAAGCIGHLFLGEVTDSSTVFIQMVRTIFPAVISGILLSAILAAAMSTADSQLLCASSAFASDVYKPVIRKNKSTDKEMFWVGRYVVLIIAVIAVLIASNPNSQSIMDLVSNAWGIFGAAFGPAILLSLFWKRFTFWGAVAGIASGAAVDIAWLILGQQNPGSIFGLYEIIPGFVVGLLFAIVVSLIDKAPKKEVEDLFDLAVSDQID
- the mtaB gene encoding tRNA (N(6)-L-threonylcarbamoyladenosine(37)-C(2))-methylthiotransferase MtaB translates to MKTIAAHTLGCKVNQYDTEAMLELFRHSGYSIVPMDGDADVYLVNTCTVTGTGDKKSLQLIRRIRREHPAAGLIVCGCMAQQRGEDLLSLGADLVLGTQRRNEVVKLYDQVSRSCHPLCAVEPLKKGQPFENLTITEQMEHTRAVLKIQEGCDNHCSYCIIPSVRGPIRSRTLDDIQAEVNRLAEAGYREIVLTGIHLCSYGRDLDPSFTLLDVIRLIQETDGILRIRLGSLEPVIATPEFASELKKADKICPQFHLALQAGCDTVLARMRRRYNTTQYLRGVENLRREFPHAAFTTDILTGFPGETEEEFAETKAFIEKIGFARIHVFPYSSRPGTPAADMPGQLSSAEKEKRARELIALGGRVAKDYLSSWIGLETDLLPEEMVDGCWEGYTPEYIRVRLEHGDCRSGVPVRVRLLNAGSRVMCGELIKESE